Proteins encoded together in one Shewanella acanthi window:
- a CDS encoding nucleotidyltransferase domain-containing protein, translated as MEIPGKIKDLVFQLANDSSIMEIWLIGSRASGNTHAASDWDLLVFSTSEPQATTSRVEGIDVLWKGPSGNVLLEGQPTSFQFEFSDFNWLAVDEGQATYRGRKLNEVPEGIRDASILLHSFIEGKAVCLWQRH; from the coding sequence ATGGAAATTCCAGGAAAAATTAAAGATTTAGTTTTTCAATTAGCCAATGACTCAAGCATTATGGAAATTTGGCTTATAGGCTCGCGTGCTTCTGGTAATACTCACGCAGCATCAGATTGGGATCTTCTTGTATTCTCAACAAGCGAACCACAAGCTACTACCTCAAGAGTTGAGGGAATTGATGTGCTATGGAAAGGCCCATCTGGAAACGTCTTACTTGAAGGGCAACCAACTTCTTTTCAATTCGAATTCTCAGATTTCAATTGGCTCGCTGTAGATGAAGGTCAGGCTACATATCGTGGTAGAAAATTAAATGAGGTTCCTGAAGGTATTCGCGACGCATCAATACTTTTACATTCATTTATTGAAGGCAAGGCGGTATGTCTTTGGCAGCGCCATTAA
- a CDS encoding DUF6957 family protein, producing MPEILILQNIMHKELFSLAGSLTPYGCQMEDIEQMKLHCRSINPSKALCVVKDWIILVKHVEQSGTEDTPLDKLVLATNVIEDEKGRFPPGGWVRTSWCMNIHHDAIFETGNTFYILVGNGNCKHLYPEEFLARMKLLRDLV from the coding sequence ATGCCAGAAATATTAATCCTTCAAAACATAATGCATAAAGAACTGTTCTCTCTTGCGGGCAGCTTGACGCCGTATGGTTGTCAAATGGAGGACATTGAACAGATGAAATTACATTGTCGTTCAATCAATCCCTCAAAAGCGCTGTGCGTAGTGAAAGACTGGATCATTTTAGTTAAACACGTCGAGCAATCAGGTACAGAAGATACCCCCCTTGATAAACTCGTACTGGCGACGAACGTTATCGAAGATGAAAAAGGTCGTTTCCCGCCAGGAGGTTGGGTAAGAACATCATGGTGTATGAATATTCACCATGACGCCATCTTTGAAACAGGGAATACTTTCTACATCCTTGTTGGAAACGGAAACTGCAAGCACCTCTACCCTGAGGAATTTTTAGCACGAATGAAATTGCTTAGAGATTTAGTTTAA